From one Acidobacteriota bacterium genomic stretch:
- the rsmI gene encoding 16S rRNA (cytidine(1402)-2'-O)-methyltransferase, with product MCAESGTLWIVATPIGSLGDLSPRARDVLEEVDLILSEDTRRTRRLLSHLGLNARGRLRSLHEHNEKQKVPSLLEELRAGVSMALISDAGTPVLSDPGFLLVRGARGDDLPVCSVPGASVFTAALAAAGQPPLPATLCGFLPPRAGSRRRRIAELAETPWTIVILLSPHRLGKELADLAHGLGSDRPATLMAELSKIHERAVSGTLSELAAGNESRNPRGEYVLVVAPKEQEPVMGEVDPHVVRSEYQLAVAEGMERRDAIRAVASRLGIHRRHVFDTLASNQEDDEYSPDG from the coding sequence GTGTGCGCGGAATCGGGAACCCTCTGGATCGTCGCAACTCCGATCGGCTCGCTCGGTGATCTCTCGCCGCGAGCCAGGGATGTGCTTGAAGAAGTCGACCTGATCCTCTCTGAAGACACACGACGGACACGACGTCTACTTTCGCACCTCGGTCTCAACGCGCGTGGCCGCCTCCGCAGTCTTCACGAACACAACGAAAAGCAGAAGGTGCCCTCACTTCTCGAGGAATTGCGAGCAGGCGTTTCGATGGCGCTGATCAGTGACGCAGGAACCCCTGTGCTGTCTGATCCTGGCTTTTTGCTCGTCCGGGGAGCGCGTGGCGACGACCTACCGGTGTGCAGTGTGCCCGGCGCGTCAGTGTTTACCGCTGCGCTTGCAGCTGCGGGGCAGCCGCCGCTTCCGGCGACCCTGTGCGGTTTCCTGCCTCCGCGTGCCGGTTCACGACGTCGCCGCATTGCAGAGCTCGCCGAAACGCCCTGGACTATCGTGATCCTCCTCTCGCCCCACCGGCTCGGGAAAGAGCTCGCCGATCTTGCGCATGGGCTGGGCAGTGACCGGCCCGCGACCTTGATGGCGGAGCTCAGCAAGATTCATGAGCGAGCCGTATCGGGAACACTTTCCGAGCTTGCCGCAGGGAACGAATCGCGGAACCCGCGCGGCGAGTACGTCCTCGTCGTGGCACCCAAAGAGCAAGAACCGGTGATGGGCGAGGTTGATCCCCACGTTGTCAGATCCGAGTATCAGCTGGCCGTTGCTGAGGGGATGGAAAGAAGGGACGCTATCCGGGCCGTGGCATCGCGGCTGGGAATCCATCGCCGGCACGTCTTCGACACGCTGGCCTCCAATCAGGAGGATGACGAATATTCGCCGGATGGATGA
- a CDS encoding ABC transporter permease has translation MAVIRQLWRNRALIAVLVRRELDARYRASVLGFFWSLLNPLLLLAVYAVVFTYIFSPRFPGGDPYPLFLFSGLLPWLFFSGAVLDGSVTLVDNGPLLAKVMCPPEIFPAVTVLAHLVHHLLAVPILLLAMAASAAFGLHPFPWTFPLVVAALVPWILTTGGAVFAVSVLSVHFRDMRDLVGHLLNLLFFSSPIIYSLDGLQVPVALHRILSFNPIASLVIVYRDAVFSGEVSAPQVWLSAYSVGIVSWWLGTRIFGAFRETVVEAV, from the coding sequence ATGGCAGTGATTCGTCAGCTGTGGCGCAACCGTGCGCTGATCGCAGTGCTGGTACGGCGGGAACTCGATGCACGCTACCGTGCTTCGGTGCTCGGGTTCTTCTGGTCATTGCTCAATCCGCTGCTCCTGCTGGCTGTGTATGCGGTGGTCTTCACCTATATTTTCAGTCCGCGCTTTCCTGGCGGTGACCCCTATCCACTCTTCCTCTTCAGCGGCCTGTTGCCGTGGTTGTTCTTTTCGGGCGCCGTCCTCGATGGTTCGGTGACCCTGGTCGACAATGGTCCGCTGCTGGCCAAAGTGATGTGTCCGCCAGAAATTTTCCCGGCTGTCACGGTGCTGGCGCATCTCGTTCACCACCTGCTGGCGGTGCCGATTCTCCTGCTGGCGATGGCTGCAAGCGCCGCTTTCGGCCTCCATCCCTTCCCGTGGACGTTTCCGCTGGTGGTCGCGGCCCTCGTTCCGTGGATCCTGACAACCGGTGGGGCGGTTTTTGCGGTCTCGGTTTTGTCGGTCCACTTTCGGGACATGCGTGACCTGGTGGGTCACCTACTGAACCTCCTGTTCTTCTCGTCACCCATCATCTACAGCCTCGATGGGCTCCAGGTGCCGGTTGCTCTCCATCGCATCCTGAGTTTCAACCCAATCGCCAGCCTGGTGATCGTATATCGTGACGCCGTATTTTCTGGCGAGGTGTCCGCACCGCAGGTCTGGCTCAGCGCATACTCTGTTGGCATTGTCTCCTGGTGGCTCGGGACACGGATTTTCGGCGCATTCAGGGAAACAGTGGTGGAGGCGGTGTGA
- a CDS encoding penicillin-binding protein activator: MLRRLGSVFGVVFGLAGLLSGCSGTPVVGVVLPTTGAAASYGESIESGIRLALAGSRERNELPSGFEVLWADTGSDPDRAVAEFRRLVEEQDAKMVIGGATSAEAAAMIPEADRLEVVCLSPSASAPGLARQSRYFFRIYPSDELEGHTAANFLHERLGKHDVVLFTGDTEYVRGIKPEFLKQYQEALGGNVVADIELGQEGWKQNATEILNTSGVKAAYVVGYAEEILEVIQFLDALGFDGRIVTTSAFYSGQVIREAGTAAENVMFPLPPFDRTSEKEPVLSFVNKYMDSYQRAPDVFAAHGYDAMGLTIQVMNLANPPETMEILKALNFGVTEFMGVTGPILFDDYGDVKHYPMMFIVHGGQVLSYQRFLEAERRRIVNQVQDLLSTGG, from the coding sequence ATGCTCCGGCGCCTTGGCTCCGTATTTGGTGTGGTCTTCGGTCTTGCCGGCCTACTGAGCGGCTGCAGCGGCACGCCTGTCGTGGGTGTGGTGTTGCCGACCACCGGCGCGGCGGCTTCTTACGGCGAATCCATTGAAAGTGGCATTCGGCTGGCACTTGCAGGCTCGCGAGAGCGAAATGAGCTCCCCTCCGGGTTCGAGGTACTGTGGGCGGACACCGGGTCCGATCCCGACCGCGCGGTCGCAGAATTTCGCAGGTTGGTCGAAGAGCAGGATGCGAAGATGGTGATCGGCGGAGCAACCAGTGCCGAGGCCGCTGCGATGATTCCGGAAGCCGACCGACTCGAGGTTGTGTGCCTGTCGCCATCCGCATCGGCTCCGGGCCTTGCCCGGCAATCCCGGTATTTCTTCAGGATCTACCCTTCGGACGAGCTTGAAGGGCACACGGCGGCGAATTTCCTGCACGAACGGCTGGGCAAGCACGATGTCGTTCTCTTCACGGGTGACACCGAATACGTGCGTGGCATCAAGCCGGAGTTCCTCAAGCAGTATCAGGAGGCGCTCGGGGGAAATGTCGTGGCCGACATCGAACTTGGCCAGGAGGGGTGGAAACAGAACGCGACAGAAATTCTCAACACGAGCGGCGTGAAAGCGGCATACGTGGTTGGCTACGCGGAAGAAATCCTCGAGGTGATTCAGTTCCTCGACGCTCTCGGTTTTGACGGCAGGATTGTGACCACATCGGCCTTCTACAGCGGTCAGGTAATCCGCGAGGCGGGTACCGCGGCAGAAAACGTGATGTTTCCGCTGCCGCCGTTCGATCGGACCTCAGAGAAGGAGCCGGTCCTGAGCTTCGTCAACAAATACATGGACTCGTATCAACGCGCTCCCGATGTGTTCGCGGCGCACGGTTACGATGCGATGGGTCTGACGATCCAGGTCATGAATCTCGCCAACCCGCCGGAAACGATGGAGATTTTGAAAGCGCTCAACTTCGGCGTGACCGAGTTCATGGGCGTGACGGGCCCGATCCTCTTCGACGATTACGGAGATGTGAAACATTACCCTATGATGTTCATTGTCCACGGCGGACAGGTGCTCAGCTATCAGCGTTTCCTCGAAGCGGAACGGCGCCGCATCGTCAACCAGGTGCAGGATCTCCTGTCGACTGGTGGTTAG
- a CDS encoding type II secretion system protein GspG, with the protein MNAINRGRQKRSMADIRTIGTAVEAYAVDMAFYPTYNAGGGSAIDATFQGFLEPTYVKTVPREDGWRTVFYAASESRFYTLGSAARDKQIAALDSYNAGITQDMDCDIIYSNGSFVQYPEGIQTD; encoded by the coding sequence TTGAACGCCATCAACCGTGGCCGCCAAAAGAGGTCGATGGCCGACATCCGTACAATCGGGACGGCGGTCGAGGCCTACGCTGTGGATATGGCGTTCTACCCGACCTACAACGCAGGAGGGGGCTCCGCCATCGATGCGACATTCCAGGGCTTTCTCGAGCCGACCTACGTCAAGACGGTTCCGAGGGAAGACGGATGGAGGACGGTCTTCTACGCCGCATCCGAGTCGCGCTTCTACACCCTTGGATCGGCCGCCCGCGACAAGCAGATCGCTGCCTTGGACTCGTACAACGCCGGCATCACCCAGGACATGGACTGCGACATCATTTACTCGAACGGCAGCTTCGTCCAGTATCCCGAGGGTATCCAGACCGACTGA
- a CDS encoding tetratricopeptide repeat protein, with the protein MSPRELPTLIATAVVAVAAILGGAFFPAPRMVIGAMLAVALGAACTLVRGRLAAEEWMLAGFVVWGVVSAVAAAAAPLAARETVVVWLITLTLWAIGRRAGEWCSRAGLVVVATGSIIVALGVILESVGLGGIRVGGLLENPNIAAALLVTSIPALLILDVRKGWQLAAAIVVTAGLVMTGSRAGLLALLVVGVVTLPRGKVRIFSLVTGGISVAAIFIWRFASQPDIFAWFRPSIWSAVFRIWGSRPFAGVGPGGLLDAAGVERLLHVDHIGHRQFSIAYAESTPLAILVQTGLVGLLIAVIAIVLWWARLRRRGAASVPMVAALVAMAVMGAFHDFLTADIVLWWWAVIIGLMEARTAPEVNEGPQLAISGRNVARGLLLSYVVLWGVVEPAWARWMWRSGGAVAELVAPTMRAEPWYDTPLDWRSRDILRRPPWTWREAAEAVAQSARATRIHPGAAKLWTLHGTVHSRLVTDLGPWPESIRASREAFARAVELEPHQPWAWLEWARLERNIGEIDRAIELVESGLAAEPHTVRARLFLARLELDRGRPDAAQEAYELALRSAGLGSHQGLSEYERELVTAPAWQFLAIEEALR; encoded by the coding sequence ATGTCGCCCCGTGAGCTCCCGACGTTGATCGCCACGGCGGTGGTGGCGGTGGCGGCGATCCTCGGCGGAGCTTTCTTCCCGGCACCACGGATGGTGATCGGCGCAATGTTGGCGGTGGCCCTGGGAGCAGCGTGCACTCTTGTTCGCGGCCGGCTGGCCGCTGAGGAGTGGATGCTTGCAGGCTTCGTGGTCTGGGGTGTCGTGTCGGCAGTCGCGGCCGCCGCCGCCCCCCTGGCGGCACGAGAGACGGTTGTTGTGTGGTTGATTACGCTGACACTGTGGGCCATCGGGCGAAGGGCCGGAGAGTGGTGCTCCCGTGCGGGATTGGTTGTTGTGGCGACGGGCTCTATCATCGTTGCTCTCGGAGTCATACTTGAATCGGTGGGACTCGGCGGAATTCGGGTCGGGGGACTCCTCGAAAACCCGAACATTGCCGCCGCACTTCTTGTCACCTCGATCCCAGCTCTCCTGATTCTCGATGTTCGAAAGGGTTGGCAGCTTGCGGCAGCGATCGTCGTCACGGCTGGGCTGGTCATGACGGGGTCGCGAGCCGGGCTCCTCGCATTGCTCGTCGTGGGGGTTGTGACTCTGCCTCGCGGCAAGGTGCGCATTTTCAGCCTCGTGACTGGCGGGATTTCGGTAGCTGCGATTTTCATCTGGCGATTCGCCAGTCAACCTGACATATTTGCCTGGTTTCGGCCTTCAATCTGGTCGGCTGTGTTTCGTATCTGGGGTTCCCGACCATTCGCTGGCGTCGGTCCGGGCGGCTTGCTGGACGCCGCGGGCGTCGAGCGCCTGCTGCACGTCGACCACATCGGTCACCGCCAGTTCTCGATTGCCTACGCCGAGTCGACTCCACTCGCAATACTCGTTCAAACCGGACTGGTGGGCTTGCTGATCGCCGTCATCGCAATTGTGCTGTGGTGGGCACGCCTGCGTCGGCGCGGTGCGGCGTCCGTGCCGATGGTCGCGGCCCTTGTGGCGATGGCTGTGATGGGCGCATTCCACGATTTCTTGACGGCAGACATCGTCCTCTGGTGGTGGGCCGTGATCATCGGTCTGATGGAAGCGAGAACTGCTCCAGAGGTCAACGAGGGGCCTCAGTTGGCGATTTCGGGTCGAAACGTCGCCCGAGGTCTGCTCCTTTCGTACGTCGTCCTCTGGGGGGTTGTGGAACCTGCGTGGGCGCGGTGGATGTGGAGGTCAGGAGGGGCGGTTGCGGAGCTGGTTGCGCCCACGATGCGGGCCGAGCCCTGGTACGACACGCCGCTTGACTGGCGGTCACGCGACATCTTACGACGCCCACCATGGACGTGGCGGGAAGCTGCAGAAGCAGTGGCACAGAGCGCGCGAGCAACCCGCATCCATCCTGGTGCGGCGAAGTTGTGGACGCTCCACGGCACGGTTCATTCACGGCTCGTGACAGACCTTGGCCCCTGGCCCGAGAGCATCCGCGCCTCTCGCGAAGCATTTGCACGAGCGGTGGAGCTCGAGCCTCATCAGCCGTGGGCGTGGCTGGAATGGGCGAGACTCGAGAGAAATATCGGTGAAATCGACAGGGCAATCGAACTCGTCGAGAGCGGGCTGGCTGCAGAGCCGCACACGGTGCGGGCGCGGCTCTTTCTCGCCCGGCTCGAGCTCGACCGGGGAAGGCCGGATGCCGCACAAGAGGCGTATGAACTCGCACTGCGGTCGGCAGGCTTGGGATCCCACCAGGGTCTCAGCGAATACGAGCGCGAGCTCGTGACCGCGCCGGCCTGGCAGTTCCTCGCCATCGAAGAGGCCCTCCGGTGA
- a CDS encoding ABC transporter ATP-binding protein has translation MRGAIRFSEVCKVFKWQGPRTRHETIKGFLFRRGSGRSVHAKEHVALDNVNLEIAPGETVALIGPNGSGKSTMLKLTGGILKPTSGTVEVDGRVTALIELGAGFHPEITGRENVVINGMLLGLERREIEDRMQEIIDFADIGPFIDQPVKIYSSGMYVRLGFAVAVAADPDVLLIDEVLAVGDEAFTRRCLDRLARMRQRGITMVLVSHDLDLVTRFADRAVYLKRGQVAAHGAADAVVARYRSDAAGGAEIQVDASPRQNAEDQKRWGNRDVELVGVELLVGEAVSKIVPGGSPCRLRIRYSVRNPVGDFVFGIAWHRKDGTQVSGHNTDLAGFKPRRLEGDGEICCAYESLQLAPGDYLVDVAVHARGGLAYDYWCDALEVRVTAEKDWPGVWSPKHSWHSAGPEWETTPVVEKIDNQ, from the coding sequence GTGAGGGGTGCGATCCGCTTTTCCGAGGTCTGCAAGGTTTTCAAATGGCAGGGTCCTCGTACAAGACACGAAACGATCAAGGGGTTTCTCTTCCGCCGTGGTTCCGGGCGGAGCGTGCACGCCAAGGAGCACGTGGCACTCGACAACGTGAATCTCGAAATTGCACCAGGCGAAACGGTTGCCTTGATCGGGCCAAATGGTTCCGGGAAATCAACCATGCTCAAGCTCACCGGAGGCATCCTCAAACCGACCTCCGGGACGGTCGAGGTTGACGGTCGAGTGACGGCGTTGATCGAACTCGGAGCCGGCTTTCATCCCGAGATCACCGGCCGCGAGAACGTGGTCATCAACGGTATGTTGCTGGGCCTCGAACGACGCGAGATCGAAGACCGAATGCAGGAAATCATCGACTTCGCCGACATCGGGCCATTCATCGATCAGCCGGTGAAGATCTATTCGTCCGGGATGTACGTGAGGCTGGGTTTTGCGGTTGCGGTCGCCGCGGATCCGGACGTGCTTCTGATCGACGAGGTCTTGGCGGTCGGAGACGAAGCCTTCACCCGCCGTTGCCTCGATCGCCTGGCTCGGATGCGACAGCGGGGCATCACGATGGTGCTGGTGTCGCACGATCTCGACCTGGTGACCCGCTTTGCAGATCGAGCGGTGTATCTGAAAAGGGGGCAGGTCGCTGCGCACGGTGCAGCTGACGCCGTCGTTGCACGCTATCGGAGCGATGCGGCGGGAGGTGCCGAAATACAGGTTGACGCGTCACCGAGGCAAAATGCCGAAGACCAGAAGCGCTGGGGCAACAGGGACGTCGAGCTGGTTGGAGTCGAGCTGCTGGTGGGCGAGGCTGTATCGAAAATTGTGCCGGGTGGCAGCCCGTGCCGCCTGCGCATTCGATACTCGGTTCGGAACCCGGTGGGAGATTTCGTCTTTGGTATCGCCTGGCACCGCAAGGACGGAACTCAGGTCAGCGGACACAACACCGATCTCGCCGGATTCAAACCGCGACGGCTTGAAGGTGATGGCGAGATTTGCTGCGCCTATGAATCGCTACAGCTCGCACCCGGTGATTACCTCGTGGACGTGGCCGTCCACGCGCGGGGCGGTCTGGCGTACGATTACTGGTGCGATGCGCTCGAGGTGAGGGTAACCGCTGAAAAGGACTGGCCGGGTGTCTGGTCGCCGAAGCACAGCTGGCACTCGGCGGGTCCGGAGTGGGAAACGACGCCTGTTGTCGAAAAAATTGACAATCAGTGA